The window GAAGTCGTGCAGCTCGAGCAGGATGCGGATCTTGCCGTGGGCCTTGATCAATCGCTCGATCTCGGGCACAAACCGTTCGTAATCCTGCTTGCTAAGCTTGCCGCTGGCACGCACCACGAGATTTTTTCCGGCACCTTCCTCGCGTACTTCGACAGCCATGGCGTTCACCTTAATTGATTTCTTAGACCTGGTGGCGGCACGTCCTCACGACAGACCGCCAGCCTACCACATTCCGCAACGCTACTGAACGAGGGGACCAATCGAGTTGCTCGTAAGGCCCGAGATCATGGCAACGGCTTCCAGAAGCCACGTTTGTCCGGCCTGCAAGTTGTGCCGTTTGCTGAACTTTCCCGGTTTGCCTTAGAATCGGCCCATGCCTGCTGAACGCAAATTCATCACGACAGATACGTCTGGCCAATTGGTCTTTCTCGGAACCGGCACGTCGGTCGGCGTTCCGGTAATCGGCTGCGGCTGCGACACCTGTACGAGCACCGATCCGCGCAACAAGCGGACGCGTTGTGGGCTGGTGCTGGGGCTGCCCGAGGGCGTGCTGCTGGTCGATACCCCGACCGACTTGCGCATGCAGCTTTTGCGCGAGGGGATCGGGCTGGTCAATGCCGTGCTTTATACGCACGAGCACGCCGATCATGTCTTCGGCCTGGACGACGTGCGGCTGTTCCCCTACTACCTCGGGCACAAGCTGCCGCTGTATTGCGAGGAGGTCGTCGAGCGGCGGATCCGCAAATCGTTCGACTACGCCTTCGGCCAGCCCGAAGCTTCCCACGCGGGCGGCATCCCACAGTTGGATATCCACGGCATTACAACAGCGCCGTTCGACCTGTTAGGAGCGCGAATCATTCCCATTCGCCTGTTGCACGGACGCTGGGAAGTGCTGGGGTTCCGCTTTGGCAACGTGGCCTATTGCACCGACACGAACAAGATTCCCGACGAAAGCTGGCCGCTCTTGGAGGGGCTGGATGTCTTGATTCTCGATGCCCTCCGGCCTCGGCCGCACGCCACGCATTTTGGGCTCGACGAGGCGATCGCGGTGGCGGAAAAACTGGCTCCCAAGCGGACGCTCTTCACCCATCTGTCACACGAACTGGAACATGCGGCGACGAGCGCGATTTTGCCGGCCGGCATGGAATTGGCATACGATGGTCTGCGCATTCCGCTGATCTAGACTTGGCGAGGCATGTTTCTTGCAATGCTCCACCTCCCAAGCAAACAACATCGCCATGCTTACAACGACTCCTACGTCATCGACTAACATGGCCTCCATCAATAAAGAACAGCTAAAACAGCAGCTTCGCTCGTCGGGCCAGGAGCACTTGCTGCGCTTCTGGGACGACCTGAACGCCGCAGAGCAGCAGCGCCTTGCCGGGCAGATCGCAGAGATTAATTTCCGCCAGATCGCGGATTTGTTTGACGAGGCCAACGCCAAGACACCGGCCGGCGGGGATAACCACTCCGCCCGGGCCAAGCGCGCGGCGCCGCCGCCGGCCATTCGCCTGAGCGAACAGCAAGGGGCCGCATCTCAGCAGGCCCGCGAGCAGGGAGAACAGGCACTGCGCGACGGGAAGATCGGCGCGGTGCTCGTGGCCGGCGGACAAGGCACCCGGCTCGGCTTCGACCATCCGAAGGGATTGTTCCCGATCGGGCCACTCTCCGAAGCTCCGCTTTTTCAGATCTTGTTCGAGAAACTGCTGGCCGTTCGGAAGCGCTACGGCGTATCGATTCCGCTGTACATCATGACCAGTCCGGCCACGCATGAGGAAACCGTGGCGGCACTTGATAAGCACGCGCGCTTCGGTCTGCCGGCCGAGGACGTCATCGTCTTCTGCCAGGGAACGATGCCGGCCGTCGACGGAAAAACGGGAAGGCTTTTGCTCGAGGAGCGCGGCAGCCTGTTCCTCAGCCCCGATGGCCACGGCGGGATGTTGCGGGCGCTTGCGCGCGGCGGGGCTCTTGCCGATATCGAGCGGCGTGGGATCGAGCAGTTGTTCTACATGCAGGTCGACAATCCGCTGGTGGTCGTGTGCGACCCGCTCTTCATCGGCTACCACCTGGAGGCGAATTCCGAGGTCTCGACGCAGGTCGTCGCCAAGCAGAATCCGCTGGACCGGGTCGGCAATGTCGTTTCCGTCGACGGCCAGGTACAGATCATCGAATACAGCGACCTGCCCGACGAGGTCGCTGAGTTGCGCGACGCCGACGGCTCGCTGAAACTGTGGGCGGGCAACATCGCCGTACACGTTTTTGACGTGGCGTTTTTGAAGCGGATGAGCGCCGGCGGCGGCAAGCTGCCGTTTCATTTTGCGAACAAGAAAGTGCCGTACGTCGACGATTCGGGACGCCCGGTCGAGCCGGCGCAGCCCAACGCCATCAAGTTCGAGCAGTTCATTTTCGATTTGCTGCCGGCGGCCAAACGATCGCTGGTGGTCGAGGTTGACGAGCAAAGCGTCTTCGCGCCGGTCAAGAATGGCGAAGGAGCCGAGCGCGACACGCCCGACACGGTTCGCCGGCAGATGATCACGCTGCACCGCCGTTGGCTGGAAGCGGCAGGCGCCAAGGTCGGGAGCAATGTGCGCGTGGAAATCAGCCCGCTCTTCGCGCTGGACGCGGCCGAAGTCGCGACGAAGGTCAACCCCTCGACGAGTATCACGGAAGATCGCTATTTTAAATAGGACCGTTGGCGGCAATGCCGTTGCCGCCGGCGAGAATGCCTGATGTTGCACGCGCTTGTCATGGCCGGGGGATCCGGCACCCGCTTCTGGCCCGTCAGCCGCGAGAAAACGCCTAAGCAACTGTTAAAACTCTTGGGCGAGCGGTCGCTCTTGCAATCGACCATCGATCGGCTGGATGGCCTGGTCACTTCGCAGCAGACTTTAATTGCCACGGCCCGGGCGCTAAGGGCGCCGATCCGCGCGCAACTGCCGCACTTGCCGCCGGCCGCCGTGCTGGGCGAACCGTGCAAGCGCGACACGGCGCCCTGCATTGGGCTCGCCGCTCTGTTGACTGTTTCGTACGACCCTGACGCCACGATGCTCGTGTTGCCGGCCGACCACGTCATTCGGGACTTCGCCAGCTTCCAACGCGGTGTGCGGCAAGCAGTGGCCCTGGTCGACGAAGATCCAACGCGCCTCGTGACCTTTGGAATTCGCCCCACGTATCCGGCCGAGAGCTTTGGGTATCTGGAACGTGGCGAATCGATCGACGGCGCGCATG is drawn from Pirellulales bacterium and contains these coding sequences:
- a CDS encoding MBL fold metallo-hydrolase, yielding MPAERKFITTDTSGQLVFLGTGTSVGVPVIGCGCDTCTSTDPRNKRTRCGLVLGLPEGVLLVDTPTDLRMQLLREGIGLVNAVLYTHEHADHVFGLDDVRLFPYYLGHKLPLYCEEVVERRIRKSFDYAFGQPEASHAGGIPQLDIHGITTAPFDLLGARIIPIRLLHGRWEVLGFRFGNVAYCTDTNKIPDESWPLLEGLDVLILDALRPRPHATHFGLDEAIAVAEKLAPKRTLFTHLSHELEHAATSAILPAGMELAYDGLRIPLI
- a CDS encoding UDPGP type 1 family protein; amino-acid sequence: MASINKEQLKQQLRSSGQEHLLRFWDDLNAAEQQRLAGQIAEINFRQIADLFDEANAKTPAGGDNHSARAKRAAPPPAIRLSEQQGAASQQAREQGEQALRDGKIGAVLVAGGQGTRLGFDHPKGLFPIGPLSEAPLFQILFEKLLAVRKRYGVSIPLYIMTSPATHEETVAALDKHARFGLPAEDVIVFCQGTMPAVDGKTGRLLLEERGSLFLSPDGHGGMLRALARGGALADIERRGIEQLFYMQVDNPLVVVCDPLFIGYHLEANSEVSTQVVAKQNPLDRVGNVVSVDGQVQIIEYSDLPDEVAELRDADGSLKLWAGNIAVHVFDVAFLKRMSAGGGKLPFHFANKKVPYVDDSGRPVEPAQPNAIKFEQFIFDLLPAAKRSLVVEVDEQSVFAPVKNGEGAERDTPDTVRRQMITLHRRWLEAAGAKVGSNVRVEISPLFALDAAEVATKVNPSTSITEDRYFK